Proteins from a single region of Methanoculleus taiwanensis:
- a CDS encoding nucleotidyltransferase domain-containing protein, with protein sequence MTRTIRPVVHIFAAKAREACGDAIEEILLFGSVARGDDRPDSDIDILVITRNEDFRLRELLTGLAFDLMVETGEYLSVKVLSRADVTACRNYSFIRNVATDGVAV encoded by the coding sequence ATGACACGCACAATACGGCCGGTTGTCCATATCTTCGCGGCAAAGGCACGAGAGGCATGCGGGGATGCCATCGAGGAGATCCTGCTCTTCGGGTCGGTTGCACGAGGAGACGACCGGCCGGACTCAGATATCGATATTCTGGTAATCACCCGCAACGAAGACTTTCGCCTCCGCGAGCTGCTCACGGGTCTTGCCTTCGACCTGATGGTCGAGACCGGAGAGTACCTCTCGGTCAAGGTGCTATCACGAGCCGATGTTACGGCATGCCGGAACTATTCGTTTATCAGAAATGTTGCAACCGATGGGGTGGCGGTTTGA
- a CDS encoding CBS domain-containing protein, giving the protein MEPGEIPIRQLMHREFEHVTPDTPVAVVLEKFSERGRHDLIVLDENGGFVGVILLTDILGCVVPRLGIRAKKRSAALPSDLLCMMRGGDQRAGDLATRSHIAIPDHATVADALGHMARDRHPYLVVVDAAGAAEGCIEISDIIAFLRKDGHL; this is encoded by the coding sequence ATGGAGCCCGGCGAGATACCCATCCGGCAGCTCATGCACCGGGAGTTTGAACACGTCACTCCGGATACGCCCGTCGCCGTCGTCCTCGAGAAGTTCTCGGAACGTGGGCGGCACGACCTGATCGTCCTCGACGAGAACGGCGGCTTCGTCGGGGTGATCCTGCTGACCGATATCCTCGGCTGCGTCGTCCCCCGGCTCGGCATCAGGGCGAAGAAGCGATCCGCAGCGCTCCCGTCCGACCTCCTCTGCATGATGCGGGGCGGCGACCAGCGTGCCGGGGACCTCGCCACCCGGTCGCATATCGCGATCCCGGATCACGCGACCGTCGCCGACGCCCTCGGCCACATGGCCCGCGACCGGCACCCCTACCTCGTCGTCGTGGACGCGGCCGGGGCGGCCGAAGGCTGTATCGAGATCTCCGACATCATCGCGTTTCTCCGGAAGGACGGCCACCTGTAA
- a CDS encoding cation:proton antiporter, whose product MDPIVAIIVILVVAKVFGEGLERLGYPPMIGEIAAGILLGPAVLGLVELDATLEVFATIGIIALLFISGVEMNPKAFAAARNAATLTAVAGVAVPFVLGLVGGALLGFSFAEQFFLAVILSITSIGVSVRTLIDLRRLDSLVGNTIVGAAIVDDIIGIVLLGVLSSVALSGHLDLLPLAGALVLAVLFIAFAFTVGRRLAIWLFRASRSMLTHEMPYVAAIAIALATAAAAHALGLHYAIGAFIAGIILGRQVRNDRSIFDGIIDFGFGFFVTFFFASIGLLFHPDPAVFGTLLVPALILLAIAGKTLGGYLGSRYFFESPLAALTVGFGLSARGEIALVVAQVSLAAGIIGAGLYSAVTVMVIATVFAAPLLMRWGFALEDRREKRITGGRPSGETR is encoded by the coding sequence ATGGATCCGATCGTCGCGATCATCGTCATCCTGGTCGTCGCCAAGGTCTTCGGCGAGGGCCTGGAGCGGCTCGGATATCCGCCGATGATAGGCGAGATCGCTGCCGGGATCCTCCTCGGACCCGCCGTCCTCGGGCTCGTCGAACTCGACGCGACGCTCGAGGTCTTCGCGACGATCGGGATCATCGCCCTCCTCTTCATCTCGGGGGTCGAGATGAACCCGAAGGCCTTCGCCGCAGCGCGAAACGCCGCCACCCTCACCGCCGTGGCCGGGGTTGCCGTGCCCTTCGTCCTCGGGCTCGTCGGCGGCGCACTCCTCGGCTTTTCCTTCGCCGAACAGTTCTTTCTCGCCGTGATCCTCTCGATCACCTCGATCGGCGTCTCCGTCCGGACGCTGATCGATCTCCGGCGTCTCGACAGCCTGGTCGGGAACACGATCGTCGGCGCCGCGATCGTCGACGATATCATCGGGATCGTCCTCCTCGGCGTCCTCTCCTCGGTCGCGCTCTCCGGGCATCTCGACCTCCTGCCGCTCGCGGGAGCGCTCGTCCTCGCCGTTCTCTTCATCGCGTTTGCCTTCACCGTCGGCCGGCGACTCGCGATCTGGCTCTTCCGGGCATCACGGTCGATGCTGACCCACGAGATGCCCTATGTGGCGGCGATCGCGATCGCTCTTGCAACGGCGGCTGCAGCGCATGCGCTTGGCCTGCACTACGCCATAGGGGCGTTCATCGCCGGGATCATCCTCGGGCGGCAGGTCAGGAACGACCGGAGCATCTTTGACGGCATCATCGACTTCGGGTTCGGGTTCTTCGTCACTTTCTTCTTCGCCTCGATCGGGCTGCTCTTCCACCCCGACCCGGCGGTCTTCGGGACGCTGCTCGTCCCGGCGCTTATCCTCCTCGCTATCGCCGGCAAGACCCTCGGCGGCTACCTCGGCTCGCGCTACTTCTTCGAAAGCCCTCTCGCGGCGCTCACCGTGGGATTCGGGCTTTCGGCCCGCGGCGAGATCGCGCTCGTCGTCGCCCAGGTCTCGCTCGCGGCCGGGATCATCGGCGCCGGGCTCTACTCGGCCGTGACGGTGATGGTGATCGCGACGGTCTTCGCAGCCCCGCTCCTGATGCGGTGGGGGTTTGCCCTCGAGGATCGGCGGGAGAAGAGGATTACAGGTGGCCGTCCTTCCGGAGAAACGCGATGA
- a CDS encoding threonine--tRNA ligase, whose product MRLLLIHSDHIEYEARKKTKLAEEAAVMQDMLDEALTVFCAVESADEENMDDAVRQAVAEIRSTAGQLNVANIMIYPYAHLSSDLASPEAAVGALKGIEEALAADEGLTVKRAPFGWYKAFTLSCKGHPLSELSRTIVPGAAETAAKKEIEHEFFVLTPAGERKDATEYADNSAFGALVKKEIGLPGAEGGEPLHVELMRAKELVDYEALSDVGHHRWMPRGKLVRDLLADYVLGLVLDYGGMPVETPVMYDLGDTAINEHAGKFGERQYRFKSGNRDMMLRFAACFGMFSIMHDMHISPNTLPMKMYELSTYSFRHEQKGEVIGLKRLRAFTMPDMHTLCRDEAGTLQAFEEQLRMGWQTGRDLETPLVGVFRCTRDFYAANEAWIKKIVADSGVPMLIEVLSERFHYWIAKVDLAAIDGQGRPIENPTVQIDVESSRRFGIKYYTPEGEEVYPPILHCSPTGSIERVICALLENTATQKVPSLPTWLAPTQVRLVPVAERHHPFAEEITGRLNAAGIRADFDDREESVNKKIREAGVDWVPFVAVIGDQEAETGRLTVTVRKLSEPKKPCKVQMTEDELIAAVRTETAGKPCRPLYTPRKLSKKPRFI is encoded by the coding sequence ATGCGACTTCTCCTGATACACTCAGACCATATCGAATACGAAGCACGGAAGAAGACGAAGCTTGCCGAAGAAGCAGCCGTCATGCAGGACATGCTCGACGAGGCGCTCACCGTCTTCTGCGCCGTCGAATCGGCCGACGAAGAGAACATGGACGACGCCGTCCGCCAGGCGGTCGCCGAGATCCGGTCGACCGCCGGCCAGCTCAATGTAGCGAACATCATGATCTACCCCTACGCCCACCTCTCGAGCGATCTCGCATCGCCCGAGGCGGCGGTCGGCGCCCTGAAAGGGATCGAGGAGGCACTCGCCGCGGACGAGGGTCTGACGGTGAAGCGGGCGCCCTTCGGCTGGTACAAGGCGTTCACCCTCTCCTGCAAGGGCCACCCGCTCTCCGAGCTCTCCCGGACGATCGTCCCCGGCGCTGCCGAGACGGCGGCGAAGAAGGAGATCGAGCACGAGTTCTTCGTGCTGACCCCCGCCGGCGAGCGGAAGGACGCGACCGAGTACGCCGACAACTCGGCCTTCGGCGCGCTCGTGAAGAAGGAGATCGGCCTTCCCGGCGCTGAGGGCGGCGAGCCGCTCCACGTCGAGCTGATGCGCGCAAAAGAGCTCGTCGACTACGAGGCGCTCTCCGACGTCGGCCACCACCGCTGGATGCCCCGCGGCAAGCTCGTCCGCGACCTCCTCGCCGACTACGTCCTCGGCCTCGTCCTCGACTACGGCGGCATGCCGGTCGAGACGCCGGTGATGTACGACCTCGGCGATACCGCGATCAACGAGCACGCCGGGAAGTTCGGCGAGCGGCAGTACCGGTTCAAGAGCGGCAACCGCGATATGATGCTCCGGTTCGCGGCGTGCTTCGGGATGTTCTCGATCATGCACGATATGCACATCTCGCCGAACACCCTCCCGATGAAGATGTACGAGCTCTCCACCTACTCGTTCCGCCACGAGCAGAAGGGCGAGGTGATCGGCCTCAAGCGTCTTCGCGCCTTCACGATGCCCGATATGCACACCCTCTGCCGCGACGAGGCCGGCACCCTGCAGGCGTTTGAAGAGCAGCTCCGGATGGGCTGGCAGACCGGGAGAGACCTCGAGACGCCGCTCGTCGGCGTCTTCCGCTGCACCCGCGACTTCTACGCCGCAAACGAGGCCTGGATCAAGAAGATCGTCGCCGACTCCGGCGTCCCCATGCTGATCGAGGTGCTCTCGGAGCGCTTCCACTACTGGATCGCAAAAGTCGACCTCGCCGCGATCGACGGCCAGGGCCGGCCGATCGAGAACCCGACGGTGCAGATCGACGTCGAGAGCTCCCGCCGGTTCGGGATCAAGTACTACACCCCCGAGGGCGAGGAGGTCTATCCGCCGATCCTCCACTGCTCGCCGACGGGCAGCATCGAGCGGGTCATCTGCGCGCTCCTCGAGAATACCGCGACCCAGAAGGTGCCCTCGCTGCCGACCTGGCTTGCCCCGACCCAGGTACGGCTCGTGCCGGTCGCCGAACGGCACCACCCCTTCGCCGAGGAGATCACCGGACGCCTGAACGCTGCCGGGATCCGTGCCGACTTCGACGACCGCGAGGAGAGCGTGAACAAGAAGATCCGCGAGGCCGGCGTCGACTGGGTTCCGTTTGTCGCGGTCATCGGCGACCAGGAGGCCGAGACCGGGCGGCTCACCGTGACGGTGCGGAAGCTCTCCGAGCCGAAGAAGCCCTGCAAGGTGCAGATGACGGAGGACGAACTCATCGCCGCCGTCAGGACCGAGACCGCCGGGAAGCCCTGCCGCCCGCTCTACACGCCGCGGAAACTCTCGAAGAAACCCCGGTTCATCTAA